The Abditibacteriaceae bacterium genome includes a window with the following:
- a CDS encoding response regulator has protein sequence MTISILVADSKASSRSDLVAQLQKDRTLDVVSEVSDARAVLDSARQQRPSIIILDGSLAGMDVVNLVTELQSSVPESGIIVLIDSADMEVVRRLMRAGANDYLIKPAQPEDLLNAVRGVYETVQKTRVGVTTQQNPENGKGRVIAVYSPQGGAGKSMLAANLGVALAQALDAKNTPGQVALIDLNLQFGDIDLMLNLNPENTIAGLAQKGHVGLDSELVEQYLTTHEESGLKVLVAPSTPQHAESITVYVVEQVIEALRDSYQYVIVDTPAQLQDTTLAALDFATSILLLTTLDLLALHKTRIALDMLRQLYTPERIWLVLNRANSDVGISLNDVETTLEVKMRAQIPSDGRIVVTSVNEGKPFVTGAPHTQIAQRIEALAYEIMGREAPTETQSAPQSNSILKKWFS, from the coding sequence ATGACGATTTCCATCTTGGTGGCGGATTCCAAAGCGTCGTCGCGCAGCGATCTAGTGGCGCAACTGCAGAAGGATCGCACGCTGGATGTTGTCTCTGAAGTCAGCGACGCGCGTGCTGTCCTTGATTCGGCACGTCAGCAACGGCCCTCGATTATCATTCTCGATGGCTCGCTTGCCGGAATGGATGTCGTCAATCTGGTGACGGAGTTGCAATCTTCGGTTCCCGAATCTGGCATTATCGTTCTCATCGACTCGGCGGATATGGAAGTTGTGCGCCGCCTGATGCGGGCGGGTGCCAACGATTATCTGATTAAACCCGCGCAGCCCGAAGATTTGCTTAATGCGGTTCGCGGCGTTTACGAAACGGTGCAGAAAACGCGCGTCGGCGTCACGACACAGCAAAACCCCGAAAATGGAAAAGGCCGCGTCATTGCGGTCTATTCGCCGCAGGGTGGGGCTGGAAAGTCGATGCTGGCGGCGAACCTTGGTGTCGCTCTGGCGCAAGCGCTCGATGCCAAGAACACCCCCGGGCAAGTTGCACTTATCGATCTCAACCTGCAGTTCGGTGACATCGACTTGATGCTCAATTTGAATCCTGAAAACACGATTGCCGGTCTGGCGCAAAAAGGCCACGTCGGTTTGGATTCGGAACTTGTCGAGCAGTACCTGACAACGCACGAAGAAAGCGGCCTGAAAGTCTTGGTCGCGCCTTCGACACCGCAACACGCCGAAAGCATTACGGTGTATGTTGTCGAGCAGGTAATTGAAGCCCTGCGCGACAGCTATCAATACGTCATCGTCGATACGCCCGCGCAGTTGCAGGACACCACGCTCGCTGCGCTCGACTTTGCGACGTCGATTCTGCTTCTGACCACGCTCGATTTGCTGGCTCTGCACAAGACGCGCATTGCGCTCGATATGCTGCGCCAGCTTTACACGCCCGAACGCATCTGGCTTGTTCTGAATCGCGCGAACTCCGATGTCGGCATTTCGCTTAACGATGTGGAAACGACGCTGGAAGTTAAGATGCGCGCGCAGATTCCGTCTGATGGCCGCATTGTGGTGACGAGTGTGAACGAAGGCAAGCCGTTTGTCACCGGCGCGCCGCACACGCAAATCGCGCAACGCATTGAAGCGCTAGCCTATGAAATCATGGGCCGCGAGGCTCCTACCGAAACGCAGTCGGCGCCACAATCGAATAGCATTCTGAAAAAATGGTTTAGCTAA
- a CDS encoding pilus assembly protein N-terminal domain-containing protein, which translates to MKQNSPSAPVMIQRLSCAALIVLPILVARVDAAPNKAAAPKAASASQKANTAAPTPSPKASVAAVETEAAPESRGAIYNLSMGRSVRLTLAKAATFRILSGSDVVRVVREDGVLSVEPLRAGQASLVIEREGRTPQSYLIRVRDENSGETTAPKAGNDVRPVSVDPAVVVARSAQTANLTGSTEGAATGTTTSGTSTGETVTATTPVPVTVESTTTDGGSSVTVTPATTTLTGPTDIVVSTNQVTQPGTATTGDTRTITSTPPRGALTTTSTPIYPEAPATAGDGTRLSRPLLAPSRLPSGRAPFPTQSNVPARVQSAIGRAPRNSIAVTQGLARLLQFRKNILSVFFSDVNVMDARAVNARTVAITGLAPGTSTLAVFSERFPGDAVGQPNIYQITVRSVTGQAAPVTPTPNVEAIEEAIRTAIDDPRVAVSVIQSPSGALAARLTGVVRDVAEIEALKATAGLFVPTVVSALYADKETLTLGQARLPGAASQLQDTLRRVTENQSIELIDAPGGGSILKASVGSMEEADALMRLIPLQQRVTPFIVVRGSGGANVAPAIYSQVRPTLTGEDAEMTERLQAVTNVRSVYVTRTAQNGLAVYGTVRNRTEYDMVRRYARILPQVKNGVGEREDNIEANFPAGAGTFPLGVQMFVRILDDSQAVLRKVTVQTNVVEINRNALKNLGIEYGSATLLSESVTADTVTRTIDPTFIPGSTLGGNGFIGTGGFNFFSPFRARLNALYTRGNARLLSSPNLTALNGMSAQITVGGSRPIPKGAAGGGASAFGVDFRRFGIIMTMRPTVTDDDTILLQIRADVSSIDSASGITVGNSFVPGESVRSIDTTINVREGDIIVMGGLMTNERLQRTSKVPFLSQIPILGSLFQSRRFENNETELAIFMMPTITRTPASAETEISAFNGEALTPLPGNLDGGSSVDLIRDNTTVNVGK; encoded by the coding sequence ATGAAACAAAATTCCCCTTCTGCACCCGTTATGATTCAGCGTTTGAGCTGTGCGGCTCTGATTGTGCTGCCGATCTTGGTGGCCCGCGTTGACGCTGCACCGAACAAAGCGGCTGCTCCCAAAGCAGCCTCCGCTTCACAAAAAGCGAACACCGCTGCTCCGACTCCATCTCCCAAGGCTTCGGTCGCTGCAGTGGAAACCGAAGCTGCGCCGGAATCGCGCGGCGCCATCTACAATTTGTCGATGGGCCGCAGCGTTCGTTTGACGCTGGCAAAGGCAGCCACTTTTCGTATTCTTTCGGGAAGCGATGTTGTTCGCGTGGTGCGTGAAGACGGTGTTTTGTCGGTCGAGCCGCTTCGTGCGGGACAGGCTTCGCTTGTCATCGAGCGTGAAGGCCGCACGCCCCAAAGCTATCTTATTCGCGTTCGCGACGAGAACAGCGGCGAAACAACCGCGCCCAAAGCTGGCAACGATGTTCGCCCTGTGTCGGTTGACCCTGCGGTTGTTGTAGCACGCAGCGCTCAAACTGCCAACCTGACTGGTTCGACCGAGGGTGCAGCAACAGGCACAACCACATCGGGTACGTCGACAGGCGAAACGGTAACGGCCACCACTCCTGTTCCCGTCACCGTCGAAAGCACGACCACCGACGGCGGAAGCAGTGTTACGGTAACTCCCGCAACCACAACACTCACTGGCCCGACTGACATTGTCGTTTCGACCAATCAGGTTACGCAACCGGGCACCGCGACGACGGGTGACACCCGCACAATCACCTCGACGCCACCTCGTGGCGCTCTGACGACAACGTCCACACCGATTTATCCTGAAGCGCCCGCAACAGCAGGCGATGGAACGCGTTTGTCGCGTCCGTTACTTGCGCCATCGCGTCTGCCTTCGGGCCGCGCTCCGTTTCCGACGCAAAGCAATGTTCCGGCGCGCGTTCAAAGCGCCATCGGCAGGGCACCGCGCAACAGCATCGCCGTTACTCAGGGACTCGCGCGCTTGCTGCAGTTCCGTAAAAACATTCTTTCGGTATTCTTCTCTGATGTCAACGTGATGGATGCACGCGCCGTCAATGCACGCACTGTTGCCATCACCGGTCTGGCGCCGGGCACGTCAACGCTCGCTGTCTTTTCCGAGCGCTTCCCTGGTGACGCCGTTGGGCAGCCGAATATCTATCAGATTACGGTGCGCTCGGTAACTGGCCAGGCAGCGCCGGTTACGCCGACGCCGAACGTCGAAGCCATCGAAGAAGCGATTCGTACTGCGATTGACGATCCGCGCGTTGCCGTTTCGGTCATTCAGTCGCCCAGCGGCGCGCTCGCTGCGCGTTTGACGGGTGTTGTGCGCGACGTCGCTGAAATCGAAGCTTTGAAAGCCACTGCCGGTTTGTTTGTGCCGACCGTTGTGTCGGCTTTGTATGCGGATAAAGAAACACTGACGCTGGGACAAGCACGCTTGCCTGGTGCCGCGTCGCAGTTGCAAGATACGTTGCGGCGCGTCACTGAAAACCAGTCGATTGAGCTGATTGATGCGCCCGGCGGCGGATCGATTCTCAAAGCGTCGGTTGGTTCGATGGAAGAAGCAGACGCTTTGATGCGCTTGATTCCGTTGCAGCAGCGCGTGACACCGTTCATTGTGGTGCGAGGTAGCGGCGGTGCGAATGTAGCGCCAGCGATCTATTCGCAAGTGCGTCCGACGCTGACGGGTGAAGACGCCGAAATGACTGAACGCCTTCAGGCCGTAACTAATGTTCGTTCGGTATATGTCACTCGCACTGCACAAAACGGCCTGGCCGTTTATGGCACTGTTCGCAATCGCACTGAATACGACATGGTGCGACGTTACGCGCGCATTTTGCCACAGGTTAAAAATGGTGTTGGAGAGCGTGAAGACAACATCGAAGCGAATTTTCCCGCTGGTGCAGGCACATTCCCGCTTGGCGTCCAAATGTTTGTTCGCATTCTGGACGACTCGCAGGCTGTCTTGCGTAAGGTGACTGTCCAGACTAACGTGGTCGAAATCAACCGCAATGCGCTCAAGAATCTGGGAATTGAATACGGCTCGGCAACACTGCTGTCGGAAAGCGTAACTGCAGATACCGTGACACGGACGATTGATCCGACGTTTATCCCGGGCTCGACGCTGGGTGGAAATGGTTTCATTGGTACCGGCGGCTTCAACTTCTTTAGCCCATTCCGCGCTCGCCTGAATGCTCTTTATACTCGCGGCAACGCTCGCCTGTTATCCTCGCCAAACCTGACTGCCCTTAATGGCATGTCAGCTCAAATTACGGTTGGTGGATCGCGGCCTATTCCCAAAGGAGCTGCTGGTGGTGGTGCGAGTGCTTTTGGTGTCGACTTCCGTCGCTTCGGCATCATCATGACGATGCGCCCAACCGTCACCGATGATGATACAATCCTGCTCCAAATCCGCGCCGATGTGAGTAGCATCGACTCGGCCTCTGGAATTACAGTCGGCAATTCGTTTGTGCCGGGTGAAAGTGTTCGTTCGATCGACACGACCATCAATGTACGTGAAGGTGACATTATCGTCATGGGCGGTTTGATGACCAACGAGCGTCTTCAGCGCACATCGAAAGTGCCGTTCCTCAGCCAGATTCCCATCCTCGGTTCCTTGTTCCAGTCGAGGCGTTTTGAGAATAACGAAACCGAGTTGGCCATTTTTATGATGCCGACGATTACTCGCACACCAGCTTCGGCCGAAACCGAAATCAGTGCATTTAATGGCGAAGCGCTGACACCATTGCCAGGCAATCTGGATGGCGGAAGTTCGGTCGATTTGATTCGCGACAATACAACAGTTAACGTCGGCAAGTAA
- a CDS encoding RcpC/CpaB family pilus assembly protein translates to MRLNRNTRIGLALVGAALILLLFVRLFQGLTSPSAPPAPVAANPDTTAQPVLATNDGMSAVAIAEIPERSIITADMLQMRPIAQQFSDTDRELFITDPSQVIGFITNKRLIPGERLRRNNLVGHITEVGISGALRPGLRAMFVPIANKTTLHDMVKVGDFVDVIGSFDGQESRTIVQNVRVLAVDVFGKDFPQVKAAQRGDYKAEPRGVGFANPPSPNTGAPAPQASPQGAPAAGAAPTPTPTATPAPEGPPPAKPDPALTLEVTPDQATAIALAQNATATLDFILRPRPAIATVGEVRVVALTKPRLAPYADRIKRTGGNPPARSAQEVQVRENRRNVDRLATAIERSGGSGGGGGYSTPQIPDAMVPPANPGAPMGTGGAAVAAAPETYNIPIYGDGKMTRVDTVRKP, encoded by the coding sequence ATGCGCTTGAACCGCAATACCCGCATTGGCCTGGCTCTGGTCGGAGCCGCACTTATTCTGCTGCTTTTTGTGCGCCTGTTTCAGGGCCTCACGAGTCCGTCTGCGCCTCCAGCGCCGGTGGCTGCCAACCCTGACACGACAGCTCAGCCCGTCCTCGCGACAAACGATGGTATGTCGGCAGTCGCGATTGCTGAAATCCCGGAACGTTCGATCATCACCGCTGATATGCTGCAGATGCGTCCAATCGCGCAGCAGTTCAGCGACACTGACCGCGAGTTGTTCATCACCGATCCCTCGCAGGTCATTGGTTTTATCACCAATAAGCGCCTGATTCCGGGCGAGCGTCTGCGTCGCAACAACCTCGTCGGGCACATCACCGAGGTTGGTATTTCCGGTGCCTTGCGCCCCGGTTTACGCGCCATGTTCGTTCCTATCGCCAATAAAACGACGCTTCACGACATGGTGAAAGTCGGCGATTTTGTCGATGTCATCGGTTCATTCGATGGGCAGGAATCGCGCACCATCGTCCAAAACGTACGCGTTCTGGCTGTCGATGTGTTCGGCAAAGATTTTCCGCAGGTAAAAGCAGCACAGCGCGGCGACTATAAAGCCGAGCCGCGCGGCGTTGGTTTCGCCAATCCGCCCTCGCCTAATACCGGCGCTCCTGCACCGCAAGCCTCTCCGCAAGGCGCGCCTGCCGCAGGTGCCGCGCCCACCCCGACGCCAACAGCAACACCGGCGCCTGAAGGCCCGCCGCCTGCCAAGCCCGACCCGGCTTTAACCCTTGAAGTCACGCCCGATCAGGCGACGGCTATTGCTCTGGCACAGAACGCAACCGCTACCCTCGACTTCATCCTGCGTCCACGTCCTGCCATTGCAACTGTTGGCGAAGTGCGCGTTGTTGCACTCACCAAGCCGCGCCTCGCTCCTTACGCCGACCGCATCAAGCGCACGGGCGGAAATCCTCCAGCGCGTTCGGCGCAGGAAGTTCAGGTGCGCGAGAATCGCCGCAATGTTGACCGGCTTGCAACTGCCATTGAACGCAGTGGTGGTTCGGGTGGTGGCGGCGGTTACTCAACGCCGCAGATTCCCGATGCCATGGTGCCGCCCGCTAACCCTGGAGCGCCGATGGGCACCGGTGGTGCCGCCGTTGCCGCAGCGCCTGAAACTTACAACATCCCGATTTATGGCGATGGCAAAATGACGCGCGTTGACACTGTGCGCAAGCCTTAA
- a CDS encoding hemolysin family protein translates to MPIEPPHLPPAGTIFWQLAIVLALVLVNGFFVASEFALVAVRRTRIDQLAAEGSRNAAIVQRALRDLDRYIAATQVGITIASLLLGGIGEPALHHILHPLFHQLGLPARGTFSSAIVATGLAYFIMTALHVIIGELMPKGIALQKPEATSLWIARPILLCGKLFTPLVWLLNGIGNYLLRRIGIISTGEHGAVHSPEELDLLFTQSHEGGQLSATEREILHRVVKFSDLTAREVMVPRVEMQGLPVDMMRRDLVNFVYAQPHTRVPVYSGSLDDVVGIAHLKDLVRFVATLDLDGDADATVSLSTMVREAPRVPETITIDRLLIEFKKRGQQMAIVIDEYGGTAGLLTMGDLLQQVFGEVRDEFDAQVPEVQVRSDGRVALPGKFLIDEANDRFGLGFPDDEADTMAGLVLGALGRPAVVGDEVEIHGANLRVEAIDRLRITALSIELPHDEQRREKGGESVTTVSATSADSPAARG, encoded by the coding sequence ATGCCTATAGAACCCCCGCATTTACCCCCGGCGGGAACGATTTTCTGGCAGCTTGCCATCGTTCTCGCCCTTGTTCTCGTCAACGGTTTTTTCGTCGCGTCTGAATTCGCTCTCGTAGCGGTGCGCCGAACGCGTATCGACCAACTCGCCGCCGAAGGCAGCCGTAATGCCGCCATCGTGCAGCGCGCGTTGCGCGACCTCGACCGTTACATCGCAGCCACTCAGGTTGGAATTACGATTGCCTCGCTGTTGCTCGGCGGCATCGGCGAACCGGCGTTGCATCACATTCTGCATCCGCTGTTTCATCAACTTGGCTTGCCCGCACGCGGCACCTTTTCGAGCGCCATTGTGGCCACTGGCCTGGCGTATTTCATCATGACGGCGCTGCACGTCATCATCGGCGAATTGATGCCCAAGGGCATCGCGCTGCAAAAGCCGGAAGCGACTTCGCTGTGGATCGCGCGCCCGATTTTGTTATGCGGCAAGCTGTTTACGCCTCTTGTCTGGCTGCTGAACGGAATCGGTAATTACCTTTTGCGCCGCATTGGAATCATTTCGACAGGCGAACATGGCGCGGTGCATTCTCCCGAAGAACTCGATTTGCTGTTCACGCAAAGCCACGAAGGCGGCCAGCTTTCGGCGACCGAACGCGAAATTCTGCATCGTGTCGTGAAGTTTTCCGATTTAACCGCGCGCGAAGTGATGGTGCCGCGCGTCGAGATGCAAGGCTTGCCCGTCGATATGATGCGGCGCGATCTGGTGAATTTCGTTTATGCCCAGCCGCACACGCGTGTTCCGGTTTATTCCGGTTCGCTCGACGACGTTGTCGGCATCGCACACTTGAAAGATTTGGTGCGTTTTGTGGCAACGCTCGACTTGGATGGCGACGCCGATGCAACCGTATCGCTTTCCACCATGGTGCGCGAAGCGCCTCGCGTGCCGGAAACAATCACCATCGACCGCTTGCTCATCGAATTCAAAAAGCGCGGCCAGCAGATGGCGATTGTCATTGACGAATACGGCGGCACTGCAGGTTTGCTGACAATGGGCGATTTGCTCCAGCAGGTGTTTGGTGAAGTGCGTGACGAATTCGACGCGCAAGTGCCGGAAGTCCAAGTGCGTAGCGATGGACGCGTTGCATTGCCGGGCAAATTTCTTATCGATGAAGCCAACGACCGTTTTGGTCTGGGCTTTCCCGACGACGAAGCCGACACCATGGCCGGTTTGGTGCTAGGCGCACTGGGAAGGCCCGCTGTTGTTGGCGACGAGGTTGAAATTCACGGTGCGAATCTGCGTGTGGAAGCTATTGATCGCTTGCGCATTACAGCGCTCAGCATTGAGTTGCCCCACGACGAGCAACGCCGTGAAAAGGGCGGTGAGAGTGTTACAACGGTGTCGGCGACGTCTGCCGATTCGCCCGCCGCGCGCGGTTGA
- a CDS encoding tetratricopeptide repeat protein → MNTDSTNGALESDAEYHSDLAGTGYEGQETADSDAHETETPQYVEAESDDTPRPTLGFAGDTDVREALGVYRDAARANPKSVRALTDLAEGYAAADLPHRALQQYQKALEVQRDNGGEDLPDAHLGIGDLCRTFALSATAVRSYERAVRLRPNKPYYRWKLAIALAAMGLYEKAELQLRTAVELAPGDTYYRFQLADVYLLMNRDDDAIHELQTVCAQARRDDYYQLRLGAALLRNERAAESIVHFTRAVELQPENASYHTLLRYAYTRNGEEPPISVDVDMISLGAYDEDFVRRIQRMAQPIG, encoded by the coding sequence ATGAATACCGATTCAACCAATGGCGCGTTGGAAAGCGACGCCGAATATCATTCCGACCTTGCGGGAACCGGCTACGAAGGCCAGGAGACGGCAGACTCGGATGCTCATGAGACGGAAACGCCTCAATATGTGGAAGCCGAATCCGACGACACGCCGCGCCCGACACTGGGCTTTGCTGGCGACACCGATGTGCGTGAAGCGCTTGGCGTTTACCGCGACGCGGCGCGCGCCAATCCGAAATCGGTGCGTGCCTTAACCGATTTGGCCGAAGGCTACGCCGCCGCCGATTTACCGCATCGCGCATTGCAGCAATATCAGAAAGCGCTCGAAGTGCAGCGCGATAACGGCGGCGAAGATTTGCCCGACGCGCATTTGGGAATCGGCGATTTATGCCGCACCTTCGCCCTCTCGGCAACTGCTGTTCGTTCTTACGAACGCGCGGTGCGCTTGCGGCCCAACAAGCCGTATTACCGCTGGAAACTGGCGATTGCGCTTGCCGCAATGGGGCTTTACGAAAAAGCCGAGTTGCAATTGCGTACGGCGGTAGAACTCGCGCCGGGCGATACGTATTACCGTTTTCAACTGGCCGATGTGTATCTGCTGATGAACCGCGACGACGATGCGATTCACGAATTGCAAACCGTTTGCGCTCAGGCGCGGCGCGACGATTATTATCAGTTGCGTTTGGGCGCGGCGCTCCTGCGTAATGAGCGCGCGGCGGAATCCATCGTGCATTTCACGCGCGCTGTCGAATTGCAGCCGGAAAACGCCAGCTACCATACGCTTCTGCGCTATGCCTACACGCGCAACGGCGAAGAACCACCGATTTCTGTCGATGTCGATATGATTTCGCTGGGCGCTTACGACGAAGATTTTGTGCGTCGCATTCAACGCATGGCGCAACCGATTGGATAA
- the dtd gene encoding D-aminoacyl-tRNA deacylase translates to MKAVVQRCRSSRVEVGGKIVGEILHGFTVFLGVMDGDDETDARKLAQKIAGLRIFDNAEGKFDLSLRDVSGEVLLISNFTLAGDARKGNRPNFGAAARPAAARDLYEGFATLLRDAGFPVATGEFGAEMRVFVENDGPVTLVLDTKL, encoded by the coding sequence ATGAAAGCTGTGGTGCAACGTTGCCGGTCGTCGCGCGTCGAGGTTGGGGGAAAAATTGTCGGCGAAATCTTGCATGGATTCACGGTGTTTCTCGGCGTGATGGACGGCGACGACGAAACCGATGCGCGCAAACTCGCGCAGAAGATCGCGGGACTGCGAATTTTCGATAACGCCGAAGGCAAATTCGATTTGTCGTTGCGCGATGTGAGCGGTGAGGTTCTTCTGATTTCCAATTTTACGCTTGCCGGCGATGCGCGCAAAGGAAATCGACCCAATTTTGGCGCAGCGGCGCGGCCCGCAGCGGCGCGCGATTTGTATGAAGGCTTTGCTACACTTTTGCGCGACGCAGGTTTCCCTGTTGCCACCGGCGAATTCGGCGCAGAAATGCGCGTGTTTGTTGAAAACGATGGCCCCGTCACCTTAGTTCTCGATACGAAATTGTAA
- the zwf gene encoding glucose-6-phosphate dehydrogenase, with the protein MSTTASYSVHCDGPDGSCRIISVGAAPNSREVQPCVLTIFGATGDLTQRKLLPALYDLAAQNLLPDEFVVLGYGRRPKDEAELRGEWEKGVREFARLPFDDAVWQKFSERLFYQQGAYDEAESFASLQTRLGELDAAHGTAGNRLYYIATPPGEFGPIVENLGGLEKTQGWRRVIIEKPFGRDLRSAHDLNELISRFFNETEVFRIDHYLGKETVQNILALRFANVIWEPIWNNRHVDYVQIFVAEEVGVGRRGGYYETSGALRDMVENHMLQLLTLVAMEPPVALDANAIRDEKVKVLRAVRQMSPEDALENTIRGQYEGYKQEEGVDPNSKTETYVALKLWVDNWRWAGVPFYLRHGKHLAQRATEIVIRWKDAPNVLFGADEPLRSNMLTLRIQPDEGFNLRTNAKVPGSGMEIRGVHMDFDYCSSFGSEPPEAYERLLHDALLGDGTLFTRRDETEVAWDIASRVLDAWKNAPAPFEYPIGSDGPKEADEWLARDGRHWRKPMQAKVENTPEVLNGEAVSAD; encoded by the coding sequence ATGAGTACAACTGCTTCTTACTCTGTTCATTGCGACGGGCCGGACGGCTCGTGCCGTATTATTTCTGTCGGCGCGGCGCCGAATTCGCGCGAAGTGCAACCGTGCGTCCTGACAATCTTCGGCGCGACCGGCGATTTAACGCAGCGCAAACTTCTTCCGGCGCTTTACGACCTCGCGGCACAAAACCTTTTGCCCGATGAATTTGTGGTGCTCGGTTATGGCCGCCGCCCGAAAGACGAAGCTGAATTGCGCGGCGAGTGGGAGAAAGGCGTGCGCGAATTCGCGCGTTTGCCTTTTGACGATGCTGTCTGGCAGAAATTCTCGGAGCGCCTTTTCTACCAGCAAGGCGCGTATGACGAAGCCGAAAGTTTCGCCAGTTTGCAAACGCGCTTAGGCGAACTCGATGCGGCGCATGGAACAGCGGGGAATCGCTTGTATTACATTGCGACGCCGCCGGGCGAATTCGGCCCGATTGTCGAGAATCTCGGCGGTTTGGAAAAAACGCAGGGCTGGCGGCGCGTGATTATCGAAAAGCCGTTTGGTCGCGATTTGCGTTCGGCGCATGATCTCAACGAACTGATCTCGCGCTTTTTCAACGAAACCGAAGTTTTTCGCATCGACCATTATCTCGGCAAAGAAACAGTGCAGAACATTCTCGCGTTGCGCTTTGCCAACGTGATCTGGGAGCCGATTTGGAACAATCGGCATGTCGATTACGTGCAGATTTTCGTCGCTGAAGAAGTTGGCGTGGGACGGCGTGGCGGCTATTACGAAACATCGGGCGCATTGCGCGACATGGTCGAAAACCACATGCTGCAGCTTCTCACGCTTGTCGCGATGGAGCCACCCGTTGCGCTCGATGCCAACGCGATTCGCGACGAAAAAGTGAAAGTCCTGCGCGCCGTTCGTCAGATGAGTCCAGAAGACGCCTTAGAAAACACGATTCGCGGTCAATACGAAGGCTACAAGCAGGAAGAAGGCGTCGATCCCAATTCGAAAACGGAAACTTATGTCGCGCTGAAATTGTGGGTCGATAACTGGCGCTGGGCAGGCGTGCCGTTTTACCTGCGGCATGGAAAGCACTTGGCGCAGCGCGCGACGGAAATCGTGATTCGCTGGAAAGATGCGCCCAACGTGTTGTTTGGTGCGGACGAACCGCTCCGCAGCAACATGCTGACCTTGCGCATCCAGCCCGACGAAGGTTTCAACTTGCGTACCAACGCGAAAGTTCCGGGTTCGGGCATGGAGATTCGCGGCGTCCACATGGATTTCGATTATTGCAGCAGTTTCGGCAGCGAACCGCCCGAAGCCTACGAACGCTTGCTGCACGACGCGCTGCTGGGCGATGGCACATTATTTACGCGCCGCGACGAAACCGAAGTCGCGTGGGACATCGCGAGCCGCGTGCTCGACGCGTGGAAAAATGCGCCCGCGCCGTTTGAATATCCGATTGGCAGCGATGGCCCGAAAGAGGCAGACGAGTGGCTGGCCCGCGATGGCCGTCACTGGCGCAAACCAATGCAAGCCAAGGTGGAGAACACGCCGGAAGTTCTCAACGGCGAAGCGGTTTCGGCAGATTAA
- the gap gene encoding type I glyceraldehyde-3-phosphate dehydrogenase, with product MAVKVGINGFGRIGRITFRALTEKYGDSIEVVAINDLSDPTTNAHLLKHDSNYGAFGGSVEVTGDGFIVNGEAVKVFKERDPGNLRWGDVGVDVVVESTGFFTDATKARAHVDSGGAKKVIISAPAKNDDGTFVMGVNNDLYDPSKHTVISNASCTTNCLAPIAKVILDNFGIQNGFMTTVHSYTNDQKIADQVHDDLRRARGAAQSIIPSSTGAAKAISLVIPELTGKMHGIAMRVPTPTVSIVDLVVNTEQKVTAQAVNDAFRAAAAGKMQGILGVEDEELVSVDYKGDSRSSIVDAPSTMAMGDNLLKVMSWYDNEWGYSCRVADLINFMSTKGF from the coding sequence ATGGCAGTAAAAGTTGGTATTAACGGATTTGGTCGTATCGGGCGCATCACGTTCCGCGCCCTGACGGAAAAGTACGGCGACAGCATCGAAGTCGTCGCAATTAACGACCTGTCCGACCCCACGACGAACGCCCATTTGCTCAAGCACGACAGCAACTACGGCGCATTCGGCGGCTCGGTCGAAGTGACCGGCGACGGCTTCATCGTGAACGGCGAAGCCGTGAAAGTTTTCAAAGAACGCGACCCGGGCAACCTGCGTTGGGGCGATGTTGGCGTTGACGTTGTTGTCGAATCGACCGGTTTCTTCACCGATGCCACCAAAGCACGCGCTCACGTTGACAGCGGCGGCGCCAAGAAAGTCATCATTTCGGCTCCGGCGAAAAACGACGACGGAACCTTTGTCATGGGCGTTAACAACGACCTTTACGATCCGTCGAAGCACACCGTCATCTCGAACGCGAGCTGCACAACCAACTGTCTCGCGCCGATTGCCAAAGTCATCCTCGATAACTTCGGCATCCAGAACGGTTTCATGACGACAGTTCACAGCTACACCAACGACCAGAAAATCGCCGACCAGGTTCATGACGACCTGCGCCGCGCTCGTGGCGCTGCTCAGAGCATCATTCCTTCGAGCACCGGCGCTGCAAAAGCGATTTCGCTCGTTATTCCTGAGCTCACCGGCAAAATGCACGGCATCGCCATGCGCGTCCCGACCCCGACCGTTTCGATTGTTGACCTTGTTGTCAACACCGAACAGAAAGTCACGGCTCAGGCTGTCAACGATGCGTTCCGCGCCGCCGCCGCCGGCAAGATGCAGGGCATCCTCGGCGTCGAAGACGAAGAACTCGTTTCGGTCGATTACAAGGGCGACAGCCGTTCGAGCATTGTTGACGCACCTTCGACAATGGCGATGGGCGACAACCTGCTGAAAGTCATGTCGTGGTACGACAACGAGTGGGGCTACTCCTGCCGCGTTGCCGACTTGATCAACTTCATGTCCACCAAAGGCTTCTAA